From Streptomyces sp. TLI_053, a single genomic window includes:
- a CDS encoding FAD-dependent oxidoreductase: protein MTPPGPAAPARASGEAADLAVVGAGIVGAAIAFGALTDRPGSRILVLDQGARNTATERSLGVLAPWAATPGQRALLERGTARFHDPRLHALVRPHLRRVPVLVVAGAPTLERLARCTVGATMGPASPGTVRAARDACGELLLRPGDGLATVHGGIAVVDTAAAAAALIGAVVDAGGHLRTGAGARVTRIDTARPGPQRLLLSDGSSVTARRSALATGPWPSPTIGSGTRTDRGEQTPWRTKRMAALRIDRELPAGAPMVCFPDDDLFLLPAPGGSGGASGRAPAAGGAWVSFRSEQWDVTADGGPDTFGPHTLDEGLAVLGRRLPGLLAAAHAGRAGVDGYTPDRTPLTDLPAPGVARASAASGAGARLCWGIADRVLELLAP, encoded by the coding sequence ATGACACCCCCCGGGCCCGCAGCACCCGCCCGCGCGAGCGGCGAGGCGGCGGACCTGGCGGTCGTCGGCGCGGGGATCGTCGGCGCGGCCATCGCCTTCGGCGCACTCACCGACCGCCCCGGCAGCCGCATCCTCGTGCTCGACCAGGGGGCGAGGAACACCGCCACCGAGCGCTCGCTTGGCGTGCTCGCCCCCTGGGCCGCCACACCGGGCCAGCGGGCCCTGCTGGAGCGCGGCACGGCCAGGTTCCACGACCCGCGCCTGCACGCGCTCGTCCGCCCGCACCTGCGCCGCGTGCCCGTCCTCGTGGTCGCCGGCGCCCCCACCCTGGAACGGCTCGCCCGATGCACGGTGGGGGCCACCATGGGACCCGCCTCCCCCGGGACGGTGCGGGCCGCCCGGGACGCCTGCGGCGAACTGCTCCTGCGACCCGGCGACGGCCTCGCGACCGTCCACGGCGGCATCGCGGTCGTCGACACCGCCGCCGCGGCCGCCGCCCTGATCGGCGCGGTCGTCGACGCGGGCGGCCACCTGCGCACCGGCGCCGGCGCCCGCGTGACACGGATCGACACCGCGCGTCCCGGCCCGCAACGGCTGCTGCTGTCCGACGGATCGAGCGTCACCGCGCGCAGGTCCGCACTGGCGACCGGCCCGTGGCCCAGTCCGACGATCGGGTCCGGGACGCGGACCGACCGGGGCGAGCAGACCCCGTGGCGCACCAAGCGGATGGCGGCGCTGCGCATCGACCGGGAGCTGCCCGCCGGCGCGCCGATGGTCTGCTTCCCCGACGACGACCTGTTCCTCCTGCCCGCCCCCGGCGGTAGCGGCGGGGCTTCCGGGCGCGCCCCCGCAGCGGGTGGAGCGTGGGTGAGCTTCCGCAGCGAGCAGTGGGACGTCACGGCCGACGGCGGCCCCGACACCTTCGGCCCGCACACCCTCGACGAGGGGCTCGCCGTCCTGGGCCGCCGGCTGCCGGGGCTGCTGGCGGCGGCGCATGCGGGACGGGCGGGCGTCGACGGCTACACCCCCGACCGCACGCCGCTCACCGACCTCCCGGCCCCGGGCGTCGCACGGGCCTCGGCCGCGTCCGGCGCCGGTGCCCGCCTGTGCTGGGGCATCGCGGACCGGGTGCTCGAACTCCTCGCCCCGTGA
- a CDS encoding ATP-grasp domain-containing protein — translation MPSVLFVNTRRSPLEVNATALAAHRLGFEVLVLADRQPPFAGELVAETRIVDTFDTAAAREAALELVRRHDVRGVLTWGDRDVEFVAGLTTELGLPGLPPAAARTVRNKFLTREALAAAGRPDLMPRYALVHDEESLGRAAAHVGYPAVLKPTGASGSRGIHRVHGPDDLATEYGLLRSFTRPERDPIFRARPGELIYEELLGGTEHSVEGLVVGDEIRIVGITDKWVAAPYSVEYLQIHPTALDRGQQDAVEELAARTVRAAGMRDCAFHLECRLLPDGTARLLEIAGRIGGGYITSHLIPLATGIDFYAAAIAVATGNAPDLERRGALHAGSRQLISPRAGTFTGFTGLNTVLELPGVEHVALDQAVGTRVALPPEDYMSCVLGSVIARRASHSAVHEVLRQAAQAAAPAFAEPGQEPEHGESHGPSQSAPAAHAR, via the coding sequence ATGCCGTCCGTCCTGTTCGTCAACACCCGCAGGTCCCCCCTGGAGGTCAACGCCACCGCCCTGGCCGCCCACCGACTCGGGTTCGAGGTCCTCGTCCTGGCGGACCGTCAGCCGCCGTTCGCCGGTGAACTCGTCGCCGAGACCCGCATCGTGGACACCTTCGACACCGCCGCCGCACGCGAGGCCGCGCTCGAGCTGGTGCGGCGCCACGACGTCCGGGGCGTCCTCACCTGGGGCGACCGCGACGTCGAATTCGTCGCCGGACTCACCACTGAACTCGGCCTGCCCGGCCTTCCGCCCGCGGCCGCCCGCACCGTACGGAACAAGTTCCTCACCCGCGAGGCCCTCGCCGCCGCCGGCCGCCCGGACCTCATGCCCCGCTACGCGCTCGTCCACGACGAGGAGTCCCTGGGCCGCGCCGCGGCCCACGTCGGCTACCCCGCCGTCCTCAAGCCCACCGGCGCCTCCGGCAGCCGCGGCATCCACCGCGTCCACGGACCGGACGACCTGGCCACCGAGTACGGGCTGCTGCGGAGCTTCACCCGTCCGGAGCGCGACCCGATCTTCCGGGCCAGGCCCGGCGAGCTCATCTACGAGGAGTTGCTCGGCGGGACGGAGCACAGCGTCGAGGGGCTCGTCGTCGGCGACGAGATCCGCATCGTCGGCATCACCGACAAGTGGGTCGCGGCCCCCTACTCCGTCGAATACCTGCAGATCCATCCGACAGCCCTCGACCGGGGACAGCAGGACGCCGTCGAGGAACTGGCCGCGCGGACCGTACGCGCCGCCGGGATGCGCGACTGCGCCTTCCACCTGGAATGCCGGCTGCTGCCCGACGGAACCGCCCGGCTCCTGGAGATCGCGGGCCGGATCGGCGGCGGGTACATCACCTCCCACCTGATCCCCCTCGCCACCGGGATCGACTTCTACGCCGCCGCGATCGCCGTCGCCACGGGCAACGCGCCCGACCTCGAGCGGCGCGGCGCGCTCCACGCGGGCTCCCGCCAGCTCATCAGCCCCCGCGCCGGCACCTTCACCGGGTTCACCGGGCTCAACACCGTCCTCGAGCTTCCCGGAGTCGAGCACGTGGCCCTCGACCAGGCCGTCGGCACCCGCGTGGCGCTGCCGCCCGAGGACTACATGAGCTGCGTCCTCGGCTCCGTCATCGCCCGCCGCGCGAGCCACTCCGCCGTGCACGAGGTCCTCCGGCAGGCGGCGCAGGCCGCCGCGCCCGCCTTCGCCGAACCGGGCCAGGAGCCGGAGCACGGCGAGAGCCACGGCCCGAGCCAGAGCGCGCCCGCCGCCCATGCCCGCTGA
- a CDS encoding class I tRNA ligase family protein has protein sequence MTDHLILAALPTPNGELHLGHLGGPFLAADALARHLRAEGHRVTTVSATDGRESYVLDAARREGRTPEATARDYHARIEAALTATHCRPDVLLDVHDETAEADHRGWHHTLAERLAERGRIEVHRERLLSDAGTGEELVACWLAGRCPACGEEVAGYTCEACGMWFQPTDVREPRPRHPRERVTATDTASAFLRLDPAALLAMARERRVPGDYLDLVRGYLELNGPRWRLSHPLGWGVPWTTPAPLAPRQVHSTYALGTTAMFLLAGREHARAHGLPDNPLLAGGPHRPRFTLCFGMDGALPLLMQLAVQEATGLPCAPDEYRFNRFMTLDGQKFSTSRNHVVRVLDYVAAGLDTDALRFHLARLSPGEKPTDFSPEVFADDITQTLAGRLSRLLDACEAGTPAPHTRAASAPASVHRLFEDTAARHREALRTGDLAQAAAAVDDWLALAPDAVEATGATRVLAVLAALAAPLMPRWAGLVQERLRLPDTPSLAAAGRLLSSDTLHLPDPAPGSLPRFAPVDAAEVRALTRRTA, from the coding sequence ATGACCGATCACCTGATTCTGGCCGCCCTGCCCACCCCCAACGGTGAACTCCACCTCGGACACCTCGGCGGCCCCTTCCTGGCCGCCGACGCGCTCGCCCGCCACCTGCGTGCGGAGGGCCACCGCGTCACCACCGTCTCGGCCACCGACGGCCGGGAGTCCTACGTCCTGGACGCCGCCCGCCGGGAGGGCCGCACCCCCGAGGCCACCGCCCGCGACTACCACGCCCGCATCGAGGCGGCACTGACCGCGACCCACTGCCGGCCCGACGTCCTCCTCGACGTCCACGACGAAACGGCGGAGGCGGACCACCGCGGCTGGCACCACACCCTCGCCGAACGCCTCGCCGAACGCGGCCGGATCGAGGTCCACCGCGAACGCCTGCTGTCCGACGCCGGCACGGGTGAGGAACTCGTCGCCTGCTGGCTCGCCGGACGCTGTCCCGCATGCGGGGAGGAGGTGGCCGGATACACCTGCGAGGCGTGCGGCATGTGGTTCCAGCCCACCGACGTGCGCGAACCCCGCCCCCGCCACCCGCGCGAGCGCGTCACCGCGACCGACACCGCCTCGGCGTTCCTGCGCCTGGACCCAGCGGCCCTCCTCGCCATGGCACGCGAACGGCGCGTCCCCGGCGACTACCTGGACCTCGTTCGCGGCTACCTCGAACTCAACGGACCCCGCTGGCGGCTGTCGCACCCGCTCGGCTGGGGCGTCCCCTGGACCACCCCCGCTCCCCTGGCCCCCCGGCAGGTCCACTCGACCTACGCCCTCGGCACCACCGCGATGTTCCTGCTGGCCGGCCGGGAGCACGCCCGGGCGCACGGTCTGCCCGACAACCCCCTGCTCGCGGGCGGGCCGCACCGGCCGCGCTTCACCCTGTGCTTCGGCATGGACGGAGCGCTCCCCCTGCTGATGCAACTCGCCGTCCAGGAAGCCACCGGGCTGCCGTGCGCCCCGGACGAGTACCGCTTCAACCGGTTCATGACCCTCGACGGGCAGAAGTTCTCCACCAGCCGCAACCACGTCGTCCGGGTGCTGGACTACGTGGCGGCCGGGCTGGACACCGACGCGCTCCGCTTCCACCTCGCCCGGCTCAGCCCCGGGGAGAAGCCCACCGACTTCTCCCCGGAGGTCTTCGCCGACGACATCACGCAGACCCTGGCCGGACGGCTCTCACGACTGCTCGACGCGTGCGAGGCCGGCACCCCGGCCCCGCACACCCGCGCCGCGAGCGCCCCGGCCTCCGTCCATCGCCTCTTCGAGGACACCGCGGCCCGGCACCGCGAGGCGCTGCGCACCGGTGACCTCGCCCAGGCCGCCGCCGCGGTGGACGACTGGCTGGCCCTGGCCCCCGACGCCGTCGAGGCGACGGGCGCCACCCGCGTCCTCGCCGTCCTGGCGGCCCTCGCCGCCCCCCTCATGCCCCGCTGGGCCGGCCTGGTCCAGGAGCGACTGCGGCTGCCCGACACACCGTCACTCGCGGCGGCCGGCCGGCTGCTGTCCTCGGACACGCTCCACCTCCCCGACCCCGCCCCCGGTTCGCTGCCCCGCTTCGCTCCCGTCGACGCGGCCGAGGTCCGGGCGCTGACCCGCCGCACCGCCTGA